The stretch of DNA GTGGATGCGGCGGCTCGTCTCGCGCAGCGCCTCGTGGCTCCAGCCGCCCGGCTCGGCCTGCGCGCAGAACGCGGCGATCCGCTCGCGGCGGTTCTTCAAGGCGCTGCGGCGCGCGTCGAGCACGCGCAGCCGTTCGTCCGGGGTGAGCCAGTCGAAGAACGCCAGCCGCGACATGAACTCCGGCTCGTCCCGCGCGAGTTCCTCGGGCAGGTCGGCGAGCATGTCGTGCAGCAATTCCCGCCCTACGTCGGTGAGTTCGTAGACGTGCCGGGGCGGGCGGCCCTCTTGCGGCTCCTGGGTGCGCGTGACGGCCCCGGCTTCGGTGAATCGTCGCAGCGCCGGGTACAGCGAGTTGTTGGACAGGGCGTAGCCGGTGCTGTGCTCGACCCTCCTGCGGAGTTCGTATCCGTGGCACGGCTGTTCGGCCAGATTCGCCAGCAGGAGGACGTCTATCCACACATGTGTCACAGTAACCTATGATTCGGTGACCGTCGACCAAGATCGATTCCCGGAAACGTGGCGCGGCCGACGACCCCCGCGAGATCGGCTCCGCATTCGGGCCGACTCGCCGAAGGCGGTGCGTTCCGCGCGGCACCAGTTCCGTCCACAATGGATGCCGAAAG from Saccharopolyspora sp. SCSIO 74807 encodes:
- a CDS encoding PadR family transcriptional regulator; amino-acid sequence: MWIDVLLLANLAEQPCHGYELRRRVEHSTGYALSNNSLYPALRRFTEAGAVTRTQEPQEGRPPRHVYELTDVGRELLHDMLADLPEELARDEPEFMSRLAFFDWLTPDERLRVLDARRSALKNRRERIAAFCAQAEPGGWSHEALRETSRRIHAELDWLDQVRTGAPDGPPRKEEIG